A genomic window from Cutibacterium acnes includes:
- the efp gene encoding elongation factor P, whose product MVISTNDIKNGTVLNLDGQLWTVIWFQHHKPGKGNTVVRTKLKHVLSGKVVDRTFNSDVKIESAEVDRRDMQYLYQDGDTYIFMDESTYEQLPIPTEVVGDAKDFMLENQTATVALHEGNPLYIDLPASVELEITYTEPGLQGDRSTGGTKPATLETGREIQVPLFITTGEKVKVDTRSGDYLGRISEK is encoded by the coding sequence GTGGTTATCTCCACCAATGACATCAAGAACGGCACCGTTCTCAACCTTGACGGCCAGCTGTGGACGGTCATCTGGTTCCAACACCATAAGCCGGGTAAGGGCAACACTGTCGTGCGCACCAAGCTCAAGCACGTGCTGAGCGGGAAAGTCGTTGATCGCACCTTCAACTCCGACGTCAAGATTGAATCGGCTGAGGTCGATCGTCGCGATATGCAGTACCTCTATCAGGATGGCGACACCTACATCTTCATGGATGAGTCAACCTACGAGCAGCTGCCGATTCCAACCGAGGTCGTCGGCGATGCCAAGGACTTCATGCTCGAGAACCAGACCGCAACTGTGGCTCTGCACGAGGGTAACCCGCTCTACATTGATCTGCCGGCCTCGGTTGAGCTGGAGATCACCTACACCGAACCTGGCCTGCAGGGCGACCGCTCCACTGGTGGCACTAAGCCTGCGACCCTCGAGACTGGTCGTGAGATCCAGGTGCCGCTGTTCATCACTACGGGTGAAAAGGTCAAGGTCGACACCCGTTCCGGCGATTACCTCGGCCGCATCTCCGAGAAGTGA
- the nusB gene encoding transcription antitermination factor NusB, with translation MSTNTVPTPDDEGPTEWIGDLEVRRVSGDIQEHADLSTRSKARKQALDILFEADLIGTDPLEVLAARPGVFTNPVRPFAADLVRGVAATQVGLDSVLTDCLSEGWTLARMPRVDRILARLGAFEILHTDTPNPAVISEAIELSEEFSTDDSAPFLNGLLGAVITHGPARVEDQPSDDAASLTCPAPDGGSEQPPITVDDVGSMASSSDSFPAEVGNVDTTSGNASDPENSADDFELTGGEHPTSKDHELATDLHKKDTTDD, from the coding sequence GTGAGTACGAATACCGTTCCCACCCCTGACGACGAGGGCCCCACCGAGTGGATCGGCGACCTCGAGGTCAGGCGCGTCAGTGGGGACATCCAAGAACACGCAGACCTCTCGACACGGTCCAAAGCCCGTAAACAGGCTCTCGACATTCTGTTCGAGGCAGACCTCATAGGTACTGATCCGCTCGAAGTCCTCGCAGCGCGTCCAGGTGTCTTCACCAACCCAGTGAGGCCGTTCGCGGCTGATTTGGTCCGTGGTGTGGCAGCCACCCAAGTCGGCCTTGACTCGGTCCTGACTGATTGCCTTTCTGAAGGCTGGACACTGGCCCGGATGCCGCGGGTGGACCGTATTCTCGCCCGCCTCGGTGCGTTTGAGATCTTGCATACGGATACACCGAATCCGGCGGTGATTTCGGAGGCGATCGAGTTGAGCGAAGAGTTCTCGACCGACGACTCGGCGCCTTTCCTCAATGGGCTTCTCGGTGCGGTCATCACTCATGGGCCCGCCCGCGTCGAGGATCAGCCGTCCGACGACGCAGCCTCTTTAACTTGCCCCGCGCCGGACGGGGGTAGTGAGCAGCCGCCCATCACAGTTGACGATGTCGGATCCATGGCTAGCAGTTCAGACTCGTTCCCTGCAGAGGTGGGCAATGTGGACACGACTAGCGGAAATGCCAGCGATCCTGAAAATTCTGCTGATGATTTTGAGCTGACCGGCGGAGAACACCCAACTTCCAAAGATCATGAATTGGCTACAGATCTCCACAAAAAGGACACAACCGACGACTAA
- the mihF gene encoding integration host factor, actinobacterial type: MEGLVSIPTLSPEQLSAAREAATRARRVRADFKAKVRSGNITLSEALDKAANDEVLAHVKVVDLLKALPRVGDKRAAEIMERLEIAPNRRIRGLGHHQIAGLRAEFDQRS; this comes from the coding sequence TTGGAGGGGCTCGTGTCCATACCCACTCTTTCGCCTGAACAGCTTTCGGCTGCTCGTGAAGCAGCGACACGGGCAAGGAGAGTCCGTGCTGATTTCAAAGCCAAGGTTCGCTCTGGGAATATAACGCTGTCTGAGGCTCTCGATAAGGCCGCCAACGACGAGGTACTCGCTCACGTCAAAGTCGTCGACTTGCTCAAGGCTTTACCACGGGTCGGGGACAAGCGCGCAGCCGAAATCATGGAGCGTCTTGAGATTGCCCCTAACCGGCGTATCCGGGGCCTAGGACACCATCAGATTGCCGGGCTACGCGCTGAGTTTGACCAACGCTCTTAA
- the gmk gene encoding guanylate kinase: MSSVPVIPQARGLRHTGPVTVAVVSGPTAVGKGTVVGALLRSHPEIVVSRSVTTRPPRPTERDGIDYDFITPEQFDKLVDGEGLLEWATVHNSHRYGTPRGPVERAVADNRTVVLEIDLQGARQVRETYPQATQIFLAPPSWEELVHRLIGRGTETPEQQKQRLETAKVELANADEFDAVVVNDTVDHAVAHLVELLSL, translated from the coding sequence ATGAGTAGCGTCCCCGTCATCCCTCAGGCCCGAGGGCTTCGTCACACCGGCCCGGTCACCGTGGCTGTCGTCTCCGGACCTACCGCAGTTGGTAAAGGGACCGTGGTAGGGGCGCTGCTGCGTAGCCATCCGGAGATCGTCGTTTCCAGGTCGGTGACTACCCGTCCGCCGCGCCCCACTGAACGCGATGGGATCGATTACGACTTCATCACCCCTGAGCAGTTCGACAAGCTCGTTGACGGCGAGGGTCTCCTTGAGTGGGCAACCGTCCATAACAGCCACCGGTACGGCACACCGCGCGGTCCTGTTGAACGGGCAGTTGCTGACAATCGCACGGTCGTGCTGGAAATCGATCTGCAGGGAGCTCGCCAAGTTCGCGAAACCTATCCTCAGGCGACCCAGATCTTCCTCGCGCCACCCTCATGGGAGGAGCTAGTCCACCGTCTGATCGGTCGCGGCACGGAAACACCAGAGCAACAGAAGCAGCGTCTGGAGACTGCAAAGGTTGAGCTGGCCAACGCGGATGAATTTGACGCCGTTGTCGTCAACGACACCGTAGATCACGCAGTTGCGCATCTGGTAGAATTACTAAGTCTGTGA
- the rpoZ gene encoding DNA-directed RNA polymerase subunit omega, producing MTETTPEGIVNPPIDQLLEHVDSKYRLVLFAAKRARQINAYYSQLAEGLLENVGPLVETTNQEKPLSIAMREIQAGVVEAHEMDAEEIAAQAAAAQEAPAIELDDPFADLADPNA from the coding sequence TTGACTGAGACCACCCCTGAAGGCATCGTCAACCCGCCCATTGACCAGCTCCTCGAGCACGTCGACTCGAAGTACCGCCTCGTCCTCTTCGCGGCGAAGCGCGCCCGTCAGATCAATGCGTACTACTCGCAGCTGGCGGAAGGCCTACTGGAGAATGTCGGCCCACTGGTGGAAACCACCAACCAGGAGAAGCCACTATCTATCGCCATGCGTGAGATCCAGGCCGGCGTCGTCGAAGCCCACGAGATGGATGCCGAGGAGATCGCCGCCCAGGCCGCTGCGGCCCAAGAGGCCCCGGCTATTGAGCTGGATGACCCCTTCGCTGACCTCGCTGATCCGAACGCCTGA
- the coaBC gene encoding bifunctional phosphopantothenoylcysteine decarboxylase/phosphopantothenate--cysteine ligase CoaBC encodes MSVVVLGVGGGIAAYKACLLARLLSEVGHEVHVVPTRAALEFVGRPTWEALSGHPVHTEVFDDVPDVEHIRLAERADAIVVAPATADLLARLAGGHADDLLTTTVLATSAPVLLAPAMHTGMWQNAATVDNVATLRRHGLVVKAPATGRLTGRDSGPGRLPDPDEIAEFVDLLITVPECAAAMAQQDLAGKRVVISLGGTREAIDPVRYLGNSSSGRMGRAIAQVAAARGADVHVVAAHVDVAIPSDVQITRIDSTEDLAEAMDDLAKQADIVIQAVAAADFAPVAVDTKIKKHEGDDATGATMALQLHQTPDVLARICSQSVQNRIVVGFAAETAPDRDQFLKLAQAKLARKGCDLMVVNDVSGGKVFGKVGTDVTMVHQQGPGRRITGSKSQAAVAILDEVRALLATQ; translated from the coding sequence GTGAGTGTCGTCGTTCTTGGTGTCGGGGGAGGGATCGCCGCCTACAAGGCATGCCTGCTCGCGCGGCTCCTCTCTGAGGTCGGCCACGAGGTCCACGTTGTCCCCACTAGGGCTGCCCTTGAATTCGTCGGACGCCCGACGTGGGAGGCGCTGAGTGGGCATCCGGTCCACACCGAGGTTTTTGACGACGTTCCCGATGTGGAGCATATCCGCTTGGCTGAGCGCGCCGACGCCATCGTGGTGGCTCCAGCAACTGCCGATCTCTTGGCGCGCCTTGCGGGAGGCCATGCCGACGACCTCCTGACGACGACGGTTCTCGCCACGTCAGCGCCGGTGCTGCTCGCACCTGCTATGCACACCGGAATGTGGCAAAACGCAGCAACCGTCGATAATGTCGCGACCCTACGTCGCCATGGCCTTGTCGTTAAGGCCCCAGCTACTGGGCGCCTTACTGGTCGTGACTCAGGCCCGGGGCGTCTACCTGATCCCGACGAGATTGCAGAATTCGTTGATCTTCTCATCACTGTGCCTGAGTGCGCCGCCGCGATGGCCCAGCAGGACCTTGCTGGAAAACGCGTCGTCATCTCCCTGGGTGGAACCCGGGAAGCCATCGACCCTGTGCGTTACCTCGGTAACTCGTCGTCAGGTCGAATGGGCAGGGCTATCGCTCAAGTCGCCGCTGCTCGCGGGGCCGATGTCCACGTTGTCGCTGCCCACGTTGACGTCGCTATACCGTCAGACGTGCAGATTACCCGCATTGATAGCACCGAAGACCTTGCTGAGGCCATGGACGACCTAGCCAAGCAAGCCGATATTGTCATCCAAGCCGTTGCGGCAGCTGACTTTGCGCCAGTCGCTGTTGACACCAAGATTAAAAAACACGAGGGCGACGACGCCACAGGTGCAACGATGGCCCTCCAACTTCACCAGACTCCCGACGTCCTGGCCCGCATCTGTTCTCAATCGGTACAGAACAGGATTGTCGTCGGATTTGCCGCCGAAACGGCACCAGACCGTGACCAGTTCTTGAAGCTGGCCCAGGCCAAGCTCGCACGCAAGGGTTGCGACCTTATGGTCGTGAACGATGTGAGCGGCGGAAAGGTGTTCGGCAAGGTCGGCACCGACGTAACCATGGTTCACCAGCAGGGGCCGGGTCGTCGTATCACCGGATCGAAGTCGCAGGCGGCTGTCGCCATCCTTGACGAGGTCCGCGCGCTGCTGGCTACTCAGTAA
- the metK gene encoding methionine adenosyltransferase, translated as MPTRLFTSESVTEGHPDKIADAISDAVLDAMLTEDSHSHAAVETVVTTGQVMVCGEVTTEAYVDIADIARSRILDIGYDSSSKGFDGASCGVSVAIDAQSPDIAQGVTAAYETRHGSTDLIDSQGAGDQGLMFGYACTETRSLMPLPIDMAHALSLQLTKVRKEGALDYLCPDGKTQVTIRYNEDDKPVAVDTVIVSSQHRAGIDLDATMTPDLRRLVIDPVLERYDLDHKDMRVLVNPTGKFVIGGPMGDAGLTGRKIIVDTYGGMARHGGGAFSGKDPSKVDRSGAYAMRWVAKNVVAAGLADRCECQVAYAIGAARPVGFRIDTFGTNHVPETVIERAVGEVFDLRPGAIIADLDLLRPIYSQLVAGGHFGRELPGVTWELTDRAEALAATARL; from the coding sequence ATGCCTACTCGTCTGTTCACATCGGAATCAGTAACGGAAGGCCACCCGGACAAGATTGCCGACGCCATTTCCGACGCTGTCCTTGATGCTATGTTGACCGAGGACTCCCATTCTCACGCTGCCGTGGAAACCGTCGTGACGACCGGGCAGGTAATGGTGTGTGGCGAGGTCACCACCGAGGCCTATGTCGACATCGCCGACATCGCCCGCTCCCGCATTCTTGACATCGGTTACGACTCGTCTTCCAAGGGTTTTGACGGAGCTTCGTGTGGCGTTTCGGTCGCAATCGATGCTCAGAGCCCTGACATTGCCCAAGGGGTGACCGCGGCCTACGAAACTCGTCATGGTTCCACCGATCTTATTGACTCCCAAGGTGCTGGAGACCAGGGCTTGATGTTCGGATATGCGTGCACCGAGACCCGTTCTCTCATGCCGTTACCTATTGACATGGCCCATGCGCTGTCCTTGCAGCTGACAAAGGTCCGCAAAGAAGGTGCACTGGACTATCTGTGCCCTGACGGCAAGACCCAGGTGACAATTCGTTACAACGAGGACGATAAACCCGTGGCGGTGGACACCGTCATCGTGTCGAGCCAGCATCGTGCGGGAATCGACCTGGACGCGACGATGACCCCCGATCTCCGTCGCCTTGTAATTGACCCGGTGTTGGAGCGTTACGACCTCGATCATAAGGACATGCGGGTGCTCGTTAACCCGACCGGCAAGTTCGTTATCGGCGGCCCTATGGGTGACGCCGGGCTGACCGGCCGCAAGATCATCGTCGACACTTATGGCGGTATGGCACGTCATGGGGGAGGTGCCTTCTCCGGCAAAGATCCGTCCAAGGTCGACCGTTCCGGTGCCTATGCGATGCGCTGGGTAGCCAAGAACGTCGTCGCAGCTGGACTAGCCGATCGTTGCGAGTGCCAAGTGGCTTACGCCATCGGTGCTGCCCGCCCGGTGGGATTCCGTATTGACACCTTTGGTACCAACCACGTGCCCGAGACTGTCATCGAGCGCGCTGTCGGTGAGGTCTTTGATCTACGACCCGGTGCGATCATCGCGGACCTCGACCTGCTGCGACCGATCTATTCCCAGCTCGTTGCTGGTGGCCACTTCGGTCGTGAGCTTCCCGGGGTCACCTGGGAGCTGACGGACCGCGCCGAGGCCTTGGCAGCAACCGCCCGTCTCTGA
- the fmt gene encoding methionyl-tRNA formyltransferase, translating to MRLLFAGTPDVAVPTLTALVADPRHEVAAILTRPDAAVGRHRTPRPCPVAKAAEELGIPAIKATSVKSGEGHDAVTSLDADVAVVVAYGGLIPADLLAVPRHGWINLHFSLLPRWRGAAPIQRAIMAGDEEAGACVFQLVESLDAGPVYRTMTVPIGPMTTAGELLDELAHTATPLVIEALEDIEAGVEPTPQSVEGVTIAPQIHPDDVRVTVTAAAQEIDNLVRGVSPTPGAWAELDGKRFKILRTRCLEAGDGVPSTVATAQPGQLVATRKQLFLGTGSQPLELLQVQAFGKRAMSGADWARGADIDAGTRLR from the coding sequence GTGAGACTTCTTTTTGCTGGTACCCCGGACGTGGCCGTCCCAACGCTTACCGCCTTGGTAGCCGATCCCCGTCACGAGGTAGCTGCCATCCTGACGCGTCCGGATGCAGCAGTAGGACGGCACCGTACTCCACGTCCATGCCCGGTCGCCAAGGCTGCCGAGGAACTCGGTATCCCCGCCATTAAGGCGACCAGCGTGAAGTCCGGCGAGGGTCACGATGCCGTCACTTCCCTCGATGCCGACGTAGCCGTCGTCGTGGCCTACGGAGGTCTCATTCCCGCCGATCTGCTGGCAGTACCACGACACGGCTGGATTAACTTACACTTTTCTCTCCTACCGCGATGGCGCGGCGCTGCTCCCATACAACGGGCCATCATGGCGGGGGATGAGGAGGCGGGCGCTTGTGTCTTTCAGCTAGTTGAAAGCCTCGATGCCGGGCCGGTATACCGCACCATGACGGTTCCTATAGGCCCGATGACAACAGCCGGTGAGCTTCTTGACGAGCTGGCTCATACCGCAACGCCTCTCGTCATTGAGGCCTTGGAGGACATTGAGGCGGGAGTCGAGCCAACGCCACAATCTGTTGAAGGAGTGACAATCGCTCCACAAATCCATCCCGATGACGTCCGAGTTACCGTCACCGCTGCTGCCCAGGAGATCGACAACCTCGTCCGAGGGGTGTCCCCAACTCCTGGGGCGTGGGCTGAATTAGACGGCAAACGTTTCAAGATCCTGCGGACCCGCTGTCTTGAAGCCGGAGATGGCGTCCCGAGCACCGTGGCGACAGCCCAACCTGGTCAACTCGTCGCAACCCGAAAGCAGCTGTTTCTCGGTACTGGCTCGCAGCCCCTCGAGCTGCTGCAGGTGCAAGCTTTCGGTAAGAGAGCTATGAGTGGGGCTGACTGGGCCCGAGGGGCCGACATCGACGCTGGAACTAGGCTGAGATGA
- a CDS encoding RsmB/NOP family class I SAM-dependent RNA methyltransferase, protein MTQRVHQKRRKADPARRLAYSALLAVETHGAYANLALADHLRAAKLTGRDAAFATELVDGTSRGTGTWDRIIEAASCRAPAKLQPGVRVVLRMAAHQILAMRVPTRAAVASSVDLAGQVIGERVTGLVNAISRRISTHSLEEWATEIGGRDAVDVMALRTLHPTWIVKAFQDRLGADEVEDALLADNEPPVPTLVVRPGLAQRDELGSGTPTRYSPWGVVRPGNPSDVAAVREGRAGIQDEGSQLVILALVRAAKANSCFGQWLDLCAGPGGKSALLAGLANQHDTSLTAVELHEHRADLVSKALRTIPGDHRVMTADGTHPPLPKQSFAAVLADVPCSGLGSLRRRPEARWRRTPTDVEELTQLQRRLLISAVNLTRPGGVIGYVTCSPHRAETIDIINSACATLPVDVLDAPAMLPNIPNIAASGNTNTIQLWPHRHGTDAMFCALLRKRDESGTY, encoded by the coding sequence ATGACTCAGCGTGTGCATCAGAAACGTCGTAAGGCTGACCCAGCGCGACGACTGGCCTATTCCGCTCTCTTAGCGGTGGAGACCCACGGCGCCTATGCCAACCTAGCCCTGGCAGATCACTTGCGTGCTGCCAAGTTGACTGGGCGCGATGCGGCATTTGCCACTGAACTGGTGGATGGAACTTCCCGTGGGACGGGCACTTGGGATCGCATTATTGAGGCCGCCTCCTGCCGGGCTCCCGCCAAACTCCAGCCGGGAGTCCGGGTGGTGTTGCGCATGGCGGCACATCAGATCCTGGCTATGAGGGTGCCGACGAGGGCAGCCGTGGCGTCATCGGTTGATCTTGCTGGTCAGGTCATTGGGGAGCGCGTCACTGGCCTTGTCAACGCGATATCGCGTCGTATCAGTACCCACAGCCTTGAGGAGTGGGCTACCGAGATCGGCGGACGCGATGCCGTTGACGTCATGGCGTTGCGTACCCTTCATCCCACCTGGATCGTTAAAGCCTTTCAGGACCGTCTGGGTGCAGACGAGGTGGAAGACGCCTTGCTAGCCGATAACGAGCCGCCGGTCCCCACCTTGGTTGTTCGTCCCGGGCTCGCTCAGCGCGACGAACTTGGGTCCGGGACCCCGACTCGATATTCCCCGTGGGGAGTTGTGCGTCCCGGAAACCCCTCTGATGTCGCTGCGGTGCGTGAAGGCCGAGCTGGCATACAAGACGAGGGTTCCCAACTCGTCATCCTGGCCTTGGTACGCGCGGCCAAGGCAAACAGCTGCTTTGGCCAGTGGCTCGACCTGTGTGCCGGCCCTGGCGGCAAATCCGCACTGCTAGCTGGACTCGCGAACCAGCACGACACCAGCTTGACCGCAGTGGAACTGCACGAGCATCGTGCTGATCTCGTTTCGAAAGCCCTCAGGACCATCCCGGGCGACCATCGCGTTATGACTGCCGACGGCACGCACCCGCCACTACCGAAACAGTCTTTTGCCGCCGTTCTTGCTGACGTTCCGTGCTCCGGTCTGGGGTCGCTACGCCGACGCCCAGAAGCTCGGTGGCGTCGTACCCCAACTGACGTCGAAGAGTTAACCCAGCTCCAGCGTCGACTTCTTATCTCAGCGGTCAATCTCACCCGACCAGGTGGGGTCATTGGGTACGTCACGTGTTCACCGCATCGAGCCGAAACCATCGATATCATCAATTCTGCATGCGCGACCCTACCTGTCGATGTCCTCGACGCTCCTGCCATGCTCCCTAACATTCCTAATATTGCTGCGTCTGGAAACACCAACACCATCCAGCTGTGGCCACACCGTCACGGCACCGATGCCATGTTCTGTGCACTGTTACGCAAACGCGACGAGTCAGGTACATATTGA
- a CDS encoding CAMP factor family pore-forming toxin (The term CAMP (Christie, Atkins, Munch-Petersen) factor is used for toxins encoded in group A and B Streptococcus, but expressed well enough to give a positive CAMP test only in GBS. Related toxins are found in Propionibacterium acnes and other bacterial species.) gives MKIKFIAAPLVAGALMVPATLSTPAAQAAVPTIPAVSSNTADAHKLLEGVNGRITSLNDDLKVAKASLSPMEVIDTIADLLKQAKQLKAQLEKIVKGVVTFAKSIPARVELFLAMCDTTHTATLTFQDKVQNAHSTVFLAIAHAINVLITINSTPAQLTDEVAALKKAIAAAQAMPDLKPTDVATKYVRAKLGRLMVQVRFDRNTCVINYKDRDAVRLLNRAIIRAGQVRSNAWVRVADVDQAIKELKAAYQDALKAPNKKSAPASPSSCMPAADAPVAVA, from the coding sequence ATGAAGATCAAATTCATAGCGGCCCCGTTGGTTGCCGGTGCCCTGATGGTTCCAGCTACTCTTTCCACCCCCGCGGCTCAGGCTGCCGTTCCGACTATTCCCGCCGTGTCAAGTAACACTGCAGACGCACACAAGTTGCTCGAGGGTGTCAACGGTCGTATCACGTCGCTCAACGACGATCTGAAGGTCGCTAAGGCTTCCCTGTCTCCCATGGAAGTCATCGACACCATCGCTGATCTTTTGAAACAGGCCAAACAGCTCAAGGCTCAACTCGAGAAGATCGTCAAGGGTGTCGTTACCTTCGCCAAATCGATTCCGGCTCGCGTTGAGCTGTTCCTAGCTATGTGTGATACCACGCACACCGCCACCCTCACCTTTCAGGACAAGGTGCAGAACGCGCACTCCACCGTCTTCCTTGCGATCGCTCACGCTATCAATGTGCTGATCACCATTAATTCCACCCCCGCCCAGCTGACCGACGAGGTAGCGGCCCTGAAGAAGGCCATTGCTGCGGCTCAGGCCATGCCCGACCTCAAGCCGACTGACGTTGCTACAAAGTACGTACGCGCCAAGCTGGGCCGCCTGATGGTGCAGGTCCGCTTCGACCGCAACACCTGTGTCATCAACTACAAGGATAGGGACGCTGTCCGTCTGCTCAACCGTGCCATTATCAGGGCTGGGCAGGTCCGTAGCAATGCGTGGGTGCGAGTCGCCGATGTCGACCAAGCTATCAAAGAGCTGAAAGCCGCCTACCAGGATGCTCTCAAGGCCCCCAACAAAAAGAGCGCCCCGGCTTCACCGTCCTCCTGTATGCCGGCCGCTGACGCTCCCGTAGCTGTTGCCTGA
- the rpe gene encoding ribulose-phosphate 3-epimerase, with protein MVVRITPSILNANLANLASEVGRIPSADGLHIDVMDGHFVPNLVMGAPFVESLRPATNLMFDVHLMIENPDRWARQYVEAGAQSVTFHLEAATAPIKLARELRSMGARASVALRPATPVEQLADILTEFDQILLMTVEPGFGGQKFLDPVLAKIRKARKLIDATRKDIWLQIDGGVSADTIERAAEAGADTFVAGSAVYRSDNPDHVVASLRNRALAAQVCAH; from the coding sequence ATGGTAGTTCGCATCACACCGTCAATCCTCAACGCCAACCTCGCCAATCTCGCCAGTGAGGTAGGACGCATCCCCTCAGCTGACGGTTTACACATCGACGTCATGGATGGCCATTTCGTGCCGAATCTCGTCATGGGGGCGCCCTTCGTGGAATCGTTGCGACCAGCCACTAACCTCATGTTTGACGTTCACCTCATGATCGAAAATCCCGATCGGTGGGCACGGCAGTACGTCGAGGCGGGAGCGCAATCGGTCACCTTCCACCTGGAAGCTGCTACCGCGCCAATCAAACTCGCTCGTGAGCTTCGGTCGATGGGAGCACGGGCGTCGGTAGCTCTGCGCCCGGCAACCCCAGTCGAACAGCTCGCCGACATCCTGACTGAATTTGACCAAATCCTCCTCATGACAGTCGAGCCTGGTTTTGGTGGCCAGAAATTCCTCGACCCAGTGCTTGCCAAGATCCGCAAGGCTCGCAAGCTCATTGACGCGACACGTAAGGATATCTGGTTGCAAATTGACGGCGGCGTCTCAGCTGACACCATCGAACGCGCTGCCGAAGCAGGAGCCGACACATTCGTGGCAGGATCCGCCGTGTACCGTTCCGACAACCCCGACCACGTCGTCGCTTCACTGCGCAACCGGGCTTTGGCTGCGCAGGTATGTGCCCACTGA
- a CDS encoding proteasome assembly chaperone family protein, which yields MNVLGHSGAKGRESQTKAGANLGTMRFRHMDRPWVVVAFGGWNDAGTAATQAASLIAEYSDAKIWRTIDGEVFHDFRQTRPAITVMNDLEIVSWPSTAIRVGRWQGQPIVVVDGPEPSLRWRTYCFRLLRRLRKLNPAGLVVLGAMATDVAHTRQLPVMVSATDPNLISELGAEKLEYDGPTGIPFVFVTEARRHGMNAIGLWVGVPQYACESLCPPAVQALLVRIEELTGIAIPQAGLEEDKRDWVAAIDEALVDHPELAEYIAALETEQDAALSEGLTGDVLAVEFQSYLRHRGH from the coding sequence ATGAACGTGCTGGGACACAGCGGTGCGAAGGGCCGTGAGTCGCAGACGAAGGCGGGGGCTAACCTTGGCACCATGCGATTTCGACACATGGACCGGCCATGGGTCGTAGTGGCCTTCGGCGGCTGGAATGACGCCGGAACGGCCGCTACCCAGGCGGCGAGTCTCATCGCTGAGTATTCCGACGCGAAAATATGGCGCACGATTGACGGCGAGGTGTTTCACGACTTTCGTCAAACCCGCCCCGCCATCACCGTCATGAACGACCTCGAAATCGTCAGTTGGCCGAGTACCGCCATCAGGGTCGGGAGATGGCAGGGCCAACCCATCGTGGTCGTCGATGGGCCTGAGCCGAGTTTGCGCTGGCGGACTTACTGCTTCCGGCTGCTACGGCGGCTGCGTAAACTCAATCCAGCTGGCCTTGTTGTTCTGGGCGCGATGGCCACCGACGTGGCCCACACACGACAGCTTCCAGTCATGGTGTCTGCCACCGATCCCAATCTCATCAGCGAGCTGGGGGCAGAGAAACTCGAATATGACGGGCCTACTGGTATCCCCTTTGTCTTCGTTACCGAGGCACGTCGTCACGGAATGAATGCCATCGGTCTATGGGTGGGAGTGCCACAGTATGCTTGTGAGTCGCTTTGTCCGCCCGCGGTGCAGGCCCTCTTGGTGCGGATCGAGGAACTCACTGGGATCGCGATCCCACAAGCTGGACTCGAAGAGGATAAACGGGATTGGGTTGCCGCAATCGATGAGGCCTTAGTCGATCACCCCGAGCTGGCCGAATACATCGCAGCGTTGGAGACCGAGCAGGATGCTGCGCTCTCGGAGGGACTGACAGGAGATGTCCTCGCGGTAGAGTTCCAGTCCTATCTACGCCATCGCGGTCATTAA
- a CDS encoding DUF3054 domain-containing protein, with product MNDELASPSVRRALVADVVCVILFATMGRASHGEVLSPGGLLRTGTPFVLGLVVGWVIVVTARVAALRWLAGVVLWVSTLIVGMVVRYFTGQGVAVIFVTVAASFLALTLVGWRAIAAAIRAMRRKEHP from the coding sequence ATGAATGACGAATTGGCATCTCCATCGGTACGACGTGCGCTGGTCGCTGACGTTGTCTGCGTGATTCTCTTCGCGACGATGGGGAGGGCCAGCCACGGTGAGGTACTGTCACCGGGAGGTTTGCTTCGAACCGGCACCCCCTTTGTGCTGGGTCTCGTCGTCGGATGGGTCATCGTTGTAACGGCGCGTGTCGCGGCTCTGCGGTGGCTAGCTGGGGTGGTGCTGTGGGTATCCACCCTCATCGTCGGGATGGTGGTGCGCTACTTCACAGGTCAAGGCGTAGCGGTGATTTTTGTCACCGTCGCGGCAAGCTTCTTGGCTCTTACCCTCGTCGGTTGGCGAGCCATAGCAGCAGCCATCCGAGCAATGCGACGCAAAGAACACCCGTGA